The sequence AGAATTTCATCCTTTCGGCAAACGCGCCCGTGATCAGGGCAGGGGTTATCACCGCAAAGGTCCCCTGAAACATCATGAACAGCAGATGAGGGACTGTTGGCGCGAAGGGAGAACTCTCCTGTCCGACACCATTCAGCCCGAACCACTCAGGCCCGCCGATAATGCCTCCTTTATCAGGACCGAACGCAAGCGTGTATCCCCACAACACCCAGATCACACTCACCATAAAAAGCATTATGAAACTGTGCATGATAGTTCCGAGCACGTTTTTTCTCCTGACCATTCCGCCGTAAAAAAGCGCAAGCCCCGGCGTCATCAGCGTAACAAGCGCAGTTGAGATAAGCATCCAGGCGGTGTCACCGCTGTTTATCGTGGATGCTTCTCCTGCATAACTTAAACACGGCAGCAATAAAAGCGTTGCCGTTATCACAATGAGTTTAAATTTCATACTCCCTCCATTGAAGATATTTTGCAGGGAGTTTTGCAAAAGCTGTGCCTCACCTAACTTACTAATTTAATTGAAATTTAAATAACCGCTTTCCTACAAAAATGTAGGAGTTTACAGCTTTCCTCCTGATTTCAATTGAAAATACAATGAGATGCAGATAGAGCCTACAAAATTGTAGGAGCAACAATTTTGTAGGGGAACATGGCCTGTCCGTACCCTCAGTCTAAACCGCTGCATCACCCTTTTCCCCGGTCCTTATCCTGATTATCTCTTCAACGTTTGAGATGAATATCTTGCCGTCGCCTATCTCGCCTGTCTTTGCCTTGTCCTGGATTATAGCTACCGCCTGCTCTAACAGTTGGTCCTGTATGACAATTTCTATCTTCAGTTTTGGAACAAAGTTTATGTCATATTCTGCGCCACGGTAGAATTCGAGGTGGCCCTTTTGCCTGCCGAAACCTTTCACCTCCGTGACCGTCATTCCATTAACGCCTAATTCATGCAGCGCCTTCTTGATGTCGTCCAGTTTAAATGGTTTTATTATCGCCTCTATTTTTTTCATTTATCCTCCGATTATTTTTTGGGATTGGGGTTTGGGGATTAGGGGTTAGTAAAGATAACCATCAACCGGTTTTTCTTTTCCAATCCCTAACCCCCAACCCCTTCTTTATAATGAATACCCGCTTTCTCCATGCTGCGCGTGGTCCAGCCCTACAAACTCTGCCTGATCGTCAACTCTGAGTCCCATTACCGCGTCAAGTGCCTTTAAGATGATGATCGTAATTACGAATGAATAAACCCATGCCGCGCCAACGCTTATCAACTGATTCACAAGTAGAGACGGGTTGCCGAAGAACAGGCCGTCATTTCCTGCTGAATTAATCGCCTTTGACGCAAACAGGCCTGTTGCAATCGCGCCCCATGTTCCGCCTACGCCGTGAACGCCCACTACATCGAGGGAGTCATCGTAGCCGAATTTCGATTTGAGATTAATTGCCAGGTAGCAGATCACACCTGCTGCAAGCCCGATAATGACTGATGACATGGGCCCGACAAAACCTGATGCAGGGGTAATTGCCACAAGCCCCGCAACCGCGCCTGATGCAGCGCCGAGAGCAGTCGGTTTTCCCCTGTGCTTCCATTCCGCGAACATCCAGGACAACGCCGCTGCTGCCGTTGCGATATGCGTAACAACAAAGGCTGATGTTGCAAGAGCGCCTGATGCGACCGCGCTGCCTCCGTTAAACCCGAACCAGCCGAACCACAGCAATGCCGCGCCTATTAAAGTCATGGTAATGTTATGCGGCATCATCGGTTCCTTGCCGTATCCCTTTCTTTTGCCGACAACAAGTACAGCGGCAAGGGCTGAAACACCTGAGCTGATATGCACTACAAGGCCGCCCGCGAAATCAAGCGCTCCAAGATTTCTTATCCAGCCTCCAACGCCCCAAACCCAGTGCGCGAGAGGGAAATATACAAACGTGGCCCATAGCACAAGGAATACGAGATACGTGCTGAATTTAAACCGTTCGGCAATCGCCCCTGTTATGAGCGCCGGGGTGATAACGGCAAACATCATCTGGAATATCATGAACGCCTGGTGCGGGATCGTTGCCGCGTAATCGGGATTAGGTTCAAGGCCCACACCCTTTAAACCTACCCAGTCGAGATTGCCGATGATGTGCCCTACATCCGGCCCGAATGACAGGCTGTACCCGTAAAGCACCCAGAGGATAGTCATAACTCCGAGCGCTATGAAACTCTGCATTATGGTCCCCAATACATTTTTGCGCCTGACCATTCCGCCGTAAAAGAGCGCAAGCCCCGGGGTCATCAGCATGACAAGCGCGGTGGAGATCAAAACCCACGCAGTGTCTCCTGTATCAACTTTTGGAGCAGGCGCAGCCTGTTCAACCGCTGCGGGAGCTAAAGTCTCAACCTGTGCCTCCTCTGCAAAGCCGAGGCCTGCAAACCCCAGCAAACCAATCATCATCAAAATACTTAATAACCTTTTCATGTTTCCTCCTAATTTTACTTTTTAAATTACCAGGTATACATCACCGCAACCGCAATTGTATCCTGCTTCTTTGCCTTACCTGAATCAAACACTTCCTTATCAGACCAGTCATGCCTGTACTCAGGTCTTACGATGACCGCTTGCGCCACCCTGAATTCAGGGGTGATAGTTATCTCTTTCAGAGTCTGCTCCGTTCCGGTCCTTACTCCATCTTTGTCCCTGAAGTATTCAGCCCTTGCCGACATGCTGACAAGATCGTTGAAGTCATATTTTGCTGTTCCGGCAACGCCGTACCATTTTGCGGTATCACCGTCCGGAGCGGATTTCTCTTCAGTGGCATAGTCCGCATTGAGGATGATGGATAAATTCTTTACCGGTTTTACGATCCCGACCCAGTCAAAGAGGAACCTATTGTCGGCGGTATTATTGTCCTTCTCAGGCCCGTACATAAGATTAAAGAACATCGAGAGCTGCTCGACAGGTATTACCCCCGCGCTCAGTCCGATTGTCTTGCCCTTGTTGTTGTCGTCCGTATTGTCCCAGCCGTTGACTATGTGAATGCCGGCATTAAAAGTCTCCGTGAACGGGTAGCTGACCTTCAGCCCTGTATGGGTAAAAGGTATCGCATAATTAAAGAGGAACGAACGTGAGTAATTGGGATTGTCCTTTGCCTCAATCACTTCAGCCCCGTGATAAGTTGCAAACTTACCGAAATCGAATTTCAGCCCATTGCCCAATGGCGCAAGATATCCAACATACGCCTCGGTAATGTCAATGGAATCATCGCTTGCGCCGAGGCCCCTTGAATGTATCCACTTTGCGGTTTCGCCTGCCGAGAGTTTGAATTTAAAACCCACGCCGTCAACCGGCGCGTCCTTGACGAATACCAACTGGGCAAGGTCTAACATAAAACTGTTTGCCTTGTGGTCAAAAACCCTTAACTCATTCTCCTGAGAATTGCTGTTCTTGAAGTTATAAGTGTAGCCGCCCTGCAGATAAATGCTCATGCCGAGGGCCTTCCTGAATTCATCCAAAGTCATGCTACCCATTTTCGTTTCTTCGGCTTTTAAATTGCCTGCAAAGCCGGTCAACATTAATACTATCACCAAAAAAGCTGCCTTTAAACCCTTCACCGCACACCTCCAGATCTTTATTCCGCAGACCAACGCCCGCGATTTTTTTTTAATGGGCGCATTGAAATACGCCCCTGCGTCACTGACTCTTAACTCGTAACTCTGTTCCCTCCCTCCTTATACCGTATTTTTTTATCTTGTACCCTATCATCCTCTCTGTGATGCCGAGCTGTCTTGCGGCCTTTGCCATTACCCAGTCGCATTCTTTCAACGCCCTGATTATTTCTTCCTTTTCAATTTCCCTGATCTGTTCTTTCAATGAATTCATCATCGCGTCCTTTGATCTTGCATATTGCCAGAATTATGCCAGGGCGAAACCTCTTGAATCTTTTGAGTTCCAAAGTGAGATGATACTACAATTATGTTACTTTGGGACAATATTGTAGGAACAATTTTGTAGGCTTTAATTTTTACCGGCGCAAACTTTGCAATTTTGTTCTCTGCGTATATTCAGTTTTCTAAAATCCATATTCATGGCATTAAATACCAGCATCTTAGAAAGCAGAGGCTCCCCGTATCCTGTCAACAGCTTTACCGCTTCGATGCTCATCATGCAGCCGAAAATCCCCGATACTGCGCCAAGCACAGGAAAACCCATCTCCTCCCATTCAGGATTGTCTTCGGGATACAGACAATTAAGGCAGGGGGTTACATGAGGGATGACATTGAAAAGGTAGCCCTCCATGCTGTTCATGGCAGCTTCAACCATAGGGATATTTCTACTGATACAGGCTGCATTCAGCAGCCTTCGTTCTTTAAAGTTGGGACGGGCGGAAAGTGCGATCTGTACCCCATCCAGAAAATCCCCTATGTTGTCTGCCGATATCCTTTCATCGAATACCTCAACCTCCACATCGGGATTTATCTCTTCAATTGTCTTTTTGGCCTGCACGACCCTGCTCCTGCCTATCCAGTCATGTTTCATCAGTATCTGCCTGTTCATATTCGACAGGGTCAGATTTCCGTAGTGAGCAAATACCATTTTCCCTATTCCGGCAACGGCAAGATAAATTGCCGCAGTCCCTCCGAGTCCGCCAATGCCCGCGATCAGCGCGGTTGACTCTTTCAGCTTCCGCTGATGCTCATCGGTGAATCCCTGAAGCATCAATTGCCTGCGGTAACGCTCCATTTCTGTTTCAGAAAGCTGACTGTTTTTTTCAGTTAACAGTTTCACAATATTCTTCTCCGATCCTCGAATTCAGCACCTCAAGCTCCATGTCCTTGTCCTCTCCAAGTTCGCCGCAGGCGTCCGCCCTGCATTGCCTGCAATGGGTCATCTGGGGAATAGACTTTTTGCATCGGTTACGCATCATGTTTATTGCTTCATGCGACGGCCTGTGTAAATGTTCAAATTCAGCCTTCGGTATCAGCGGCATGATATTCATCAGGTCCGCTTTCCTGTGCGCGGCAAACCATGCGGCAAAGGGGACCTCTTCGTCATTAACTCCCGGAATGAAAACCGTGTTGACCTTCACAATAAGCCCCGCCTCAACAGCCGCTCCGAGCCCCTCCCACTGATTGTTCAATAAACATTCGGCGGCTTCTCTCCCCTTATAAAGCTTGCCTTTGTACGACACCCATGAATATATCTTTTCAGCCGTCGCGGTGGTCACTGCGTTTATGGTGACGGTCAGACTACTCACTCCTGCCTCGATGAGATCATCAAGCCTGTCGGAAAGCAGAAGCCCGTTTGTTGAGACACAGAGTGTCAGTTCGGGATATTCCCTGTGGACCGCACTGAATGTCTCAAATGTCGCGTCATTTGTCAGAGGGTCTCCCGGCCCGGCTATGCCTATAACAGTCAGGCGTTCATTCCTTTCAACTAATGACCTGACTCTATCCAATGCTTCATGTGGAGTTAAAACCCTGCTCGTGATGCCCGGCCTTGATTCATTTGCGCAGTCATACTTTCTTAAGCAGTATTTGCACTGAATGTTACAGGCAGGCGCAACCGGCAGATGTATCCTGCCGAACCTGTTGTGCGCCTCCTGGGAGAAACAGGGATGCGTACTTATGATATGGCTTTTGCCGCTGTGCTTAAGAATTGTTTTCATTGCACACCTCACTTTCAGTAAAGTCTTTTCAATTATTGAGCAATAGACATGCCAATCTGTTAACTCGTTGATTATGTTTGTTTGAGAAAATTAATAAGGCGTGAAGCTATTACAATTATGTTTCTGATAATTCAATCTTGTAGTAACATTTTAGCGGGGCAGCTTGTGCGGAAAGATTCCGGGCAAGGCGGAATGACGGAAATTTAAAACTGTGGCAGAGACCGCAGAGCGTAATAATTACAGTAACTTTCTCATGCATACAAGTTTGGTATTATCCCATCCCTTGCTGCAATAGAAATCCAAGGCCTTTGCATTATCAATATCTCTAAGCAATTGAATCCTTTGAATGCCTTGCGTCTTGCACCACTTGATGACTTCCGAAAGGAGCTTCGATCCGATACCTTTGCCTCTTACGTCCTGCCGCACGATTAAATCCTCAAGCAGCCCGGCTGCGCCTCCCTCAGAAGTGGAGATCACTGTCTGCACAGAGCACATGCCGATTATTTCATTGTCCTTCTCAGCCACAAACACGACTGATGGGCCTAATGTGTTATCGAGTAAAAGCCCCAGCCCTGCCGACTGCTTTTCCATATCAGGTTTGAAATCCTGCTCAATGGAAAATAATTCCGAAAGAAGGTCGCACATCTCAGTTACATCGTCCGGCCTCGCATGTCGCATTGTAAAATTCATGTGATTAAATCACACCTCCACATGAACCTGACATCTCTTTGTGCAGATCTTTGAACAGGCCTCGCAGCCGATGCAGTTCTCAGGCTTTGCGATGGACATTACCTTGTTGCCCATGTCATCTCCGTACTCGTCTTCACCTTCAAAGGGTTTTTCAATCAGCTCAAGCACCTCCCTGCTGCAAACTTTGTAACAGCGTCCGCAGCCGATGCACTTGTTCACATCAATTGATTCAATAAATCTCGGCGTCCATGTCTGTCCGCCGCGCGTGTATCCGATAATTGACATAATTCCTCCTTTTTGAGGGATTGGGGATCAGGGGTTAGGGTTTGGATAAAGACAAAAAAGGCAGCAAGTTGTTTTTACTAATCCCCAATCCCCAACCCCTAATCCCTTTTTTACGAAATCGCTTCTCCATCCATCTCGCCTGTCCTTACTCTTGTTGCTCCCTCTATCGGGGAAACAAATATCTTTCCGTCTCCGCGCTTTCCTGACTGGTTGACCTTGACAATTGATTTCACAAGCTTGCTCACAACATCATCTGGGACGATCAGAGTGAGCATCCTCTTCGGCACATAAAGGGCGGCCTTAGGCAAGGTATGCTCAAGCGCGTAAGTGGACGGAGTCGGTTTTAATTTGACTGTCGTGCAAAAGCTCTCAGGCATTTCAGAATCCATCTCCGCGCACATCGCGCCCTTCTGTTTCCCTCTTCCGTCCACACTCTGGATCGTCAGTGAAGAATATCCCAGTTCATCAAGCGCCCTCTTGGTTTCAGGCAGCTTGTCTCTCCTTATGATCGCAGTAATTTCTTTCATGGGTTGTCTCCAATTTTTCTGTCTGTGTTCTGTGCTCTGTTATCTTTGTTCTGTTTCATAAAACCGCCTCCCCTGTTCTGACTGTATATGCAGCCTCAACAGGACTGACAAATATTTTCCCGTCACCGATAAAACCTGTCTTTGCCTTGTCATGAATTATGCCGACAACCTTTTCAACGTCCTCAGTATCAACAACCGTCATGATGAGTGTCTTTGGAAGCTCATCATAATGCACAGGGCCTACCTGAAGTCCCTTTTGCTTTCCTCTTCCGAATACCGGCATCTTTGTGAGAGACGGAAACCCGGCCCCTTCCAACGCCAAAACTACCTCCTGCTCTTTTTCCGGCCGTATAAAAGCCCTGATCATTTTCATGTGTGTTCCTCCTTTTTTAGAAAACCACAGAGGCACTGAGGCACAGAGAATAAATAGAAGATAAGAAGTTGAGATAAA is a genomic window of Nitrospirota bacterium containing:
- the nifB gene encoding nitrogenase cofactor biosynthesis protein NifB encodes the protein MKTILKHSGKSHIISTHPCFSQEAHNRFGRIHLPVAPACNIQCKYCLRKYDCANESRPGITSRVLTPHEALDRVRSLVERNERLTVIGIAGPGDPLTNDATFETFSAVHREYPELTLCVSTNGLLLSDRLDDLIEAGVSSLTVTINAVTTATAEKIYSWVSYKGKLYKGREAAECLLNNQWEGLGAAVEAGLIVKVNTVFIPGVNDEEVPFAAWFAAHRKADLMNIMPLIPKAEFEHLHRPSHEAINMMRNRCKKSIPQMTHCRQCRADACGELGEDKDMELEVLNSRIGEEYCETVN
- the fdxB gene encoding ferredoxin III, nif-specific; the protein is MSIIGYTRGGQTWTPRFIESIDVNKCIGCGRCYKVCSREVLELIEKPFEGEDEYGDDMGNKVMSIAKPENCIGCEACSKICTKRCQVHVEV
- a CDS encoding GNAT family N-acetyltransferase — its product is MNFTMRHARPDDVTEMCDLLSELFSIEQDFKPDMEKQSAGLGLLLDNTLGPSVVFVAEKDNEIIGMCSVQTVISTSEGGAAGLLEDLIVRQDVRGKGIGSKLLSEVIKWCKTQGIQRIQLLRDIDNAKALDFYCSKGWDNTKLVCMRKLL
- a CDS encoding P-II family nitrogen regulator, with the translated sequence MKMIRAFIRPEKEQEVVLALEGAGFPSLTKMPVFGRGKQKGLQVGPVHYDELPKTLIMTVVDTEDVEKVVGIIHDKAKTGFIGDGKIFVSPVEAAYTVRTGEAVL
- a CDS encoding P-II family nitrogen regulator — protein: MKEITAIIRRDKLPETKRALDELGYSSLTIQSVDGRGKQKGAMCAEMDSEMPESFCTTVKLKPTPSTYALEHTLPKAALYVPKRMLTLIVPDDVVSKLVKSIVKVNQSGKRGDGKIFVSPIEGATRVRTGEMDGEAIS
- a CDS encoding P-II family nitrogen regulator; the protein is MKKIEAIIKPFKLDDIKKALHELGVNGMTVTEVKGFGRQKGHLEFYRGAEYDINFVPKLKIEIVIQDQLLEQAVAIIQDKAKTGEIGDGKIFISNVEEIIRIRTGEKGDAAV
- a CDS encoding porin, whose amino-acid sequence is MKGLKAAFLVIVLMLTGFAGNLKAEETKMGSMTLDEFRKALGMSIYLQGGYTYNFKNSNSQENELRVFDHKANSFMLDLAQLVFVKDAPVDGVGFKFKLSAGETAKWIHSRGLGASDDSIDITEAYVGYLAPLGNGLKFDFGKFATYHGAEVIEAKDNPNYSRSFLFNYAIPFTHTGLKVSYPFTETFNAGIHIVNGWDNTDDNNKGKTIGLSAGVIPVEQLSMFFNLMYGPEKDNNTADNRFLFDWVGIVKPVKNLSIILNADYATEEKSAPDGDTAKWYGVAGTAKYDFNDLVSMSARAEYFRDKDGVRTGTEQTLKEITITPEFRVAQAVIVRPEYRHDWSDKEVFDSGKAKKQDTIAVAVMYTW
- a CDS encoding ammonium transporter, whose product is MKRLLSILMMIGLLGFAGLGFAEEAQVETLAPAAVEQAAPAPKVDTGDTAWVLISTALVMLMTPGLALFYGGMVRRKNVLGTIMQSFIALGVMTILWVLYGYSLSFGPDVGHIIGNLDWVGLKGVGLEPNPDYAATIPHQAFMIFQMMFAVITPALITGAIAERFKFSTYLVFLVLWATFVYFPLAHWVWGVGGWIRNLGALDFAGGLVVHISSGVSALAAVLVVGKRKGYGKEPMMPHNITMTLIGAALLWFGWFGFNGGSAVASGALATSAFVVTHIATAAAALSWMFAEWKHRGKPTALGAASGAVAGLVAITPASGFVGPMSSVIIGLAAGVICYLAINLKSKFGYDDSLDVVGVHGVGGTWGAIATGLFASKAINSAGNDGLFFGNPSLLVNQLISVGAAWVYSFVITIIILKALDAVMGLRVDDQAEFVGLDHAQHGESGYSL
- a CDS encoding HesA/MoeB/ThiF family protein, with protein sequence MERYRRQLMLQGFTDEHQRKLKESTALIAGIGGLGGTAAIYLAVAGIGKMVFAHYGNLTLSNMNRQILMKHDWIGRSRVVQAKKTIEEINPDVEVEVFDERISADNIGDFLDGVQIALSARPNFKERRLLNAACISRNIPMVEAAMNSMEGYLFNVIPHVTPCLNCLYPEDNPEWEEMGFPVLGAVSGIFGCMMSIEAVKLLTGYGEPLLSKMLVFNAMNMDFRKLNIRREQNCKVCAGKN